Proteins encoded by one window of Triplophysa rosa linkage group LG19, Trosa_1v2, whole genome shotgun sequence:
- the fybb gene encoding FYN-binding protein 1 isoform X1, translated as MEKSAILQQNAEPESEDNKSDVKAIMALFQAGSASVEGNPGVRPKPPVQPTLSSGSSVHVKKPVLESTLSGGATTTSSPKPNFLKSTVNTAKSAPDMHNAPKPKTFVGKFENTQENNKDNFKVPVKPKPPDSTQDSEPKVTFPKVELQKPSPIGMANDSKGMSPKPLAATVKPPWVRETTKAEDNSSSPNHAAPKMPCAPKPKSTVAMIRQQREESSNTEPAEKSTSVSNVKPSSFRVKNSFNKPEESVNEGVKASSGQESVPKPVTSQKPTFPKKTAGPPAQTGSNDPSAPKKKPLLNSFALGNAPAKPNRPPKVNLEKFKKGTETATESPAPKNVTPPPPPASHPSNQAAPPLPSQPNPPSLPPRPSGPLIQDENYDDVECVRGGQKNDGSGSDGEIYEDLDDTWPAAESSQPQKKQDKGQELKNQKEREKKEKEAIKKFKLTPPLQVIHQVKAKADCRGGKNDLSIKKGESIDIIRINDNPEGKWLGRGQDGSFGFVKTEMVEINFSVLKNQGLSIPVTEEVYDDVGSQDDHGNMNGQRVVLPPPPDDVYDDITDSNLNPISAADPKFPSNPRNFLDMLKISVDRRKSQIRNNESFLHSIPPPPQFTPEGNKDDAPGGEIYDDVDHPCPVPPPPISFPQTKSKATKVHDDPKKQKKFEKEEKEFRKKFKYDGDIHVLHQVTTASGKKGSGKDLPVQAGEILDVISKSDPDKFICRNKEGKFGYVAISNIQQDDEVYDDIGDDCIYDND; from the exons GACAACAAGTCAGATGTAAAAGCCATAATGGCTCTCTTCCAGGCCGGAAGTGCATCCGTAGAAGGCAATCCAGGGGTTCGCCCGAAACCTCCAGTTCAGCCCACCTTATCATCAGGCTCATCCGTGCATGTTAAGAAGCCTGTTCTTGAATCTACCCTCTCTGGCGGAGCTACAACTACCTCATCAcctaaaccaaactttttaaaGAGCACAGTTAACACAGCCAAGAGCGCTCCAGACATGCACAATGCTCCGAAGCCAAAAACGTTTGTTGGTAAGTTTGAAAACACACAAGAGAATAACAAAGACAACTTCAAAGTTCCCGTTAAACCTAAACCACCAGACTCAACCCAGGACTCTGAACCGAAGGTTACATTTCCAAAGGTAGAGCTACAGAAGCCTTCCCCAATCGGCATGGCTAATGATTCAAAGGGCATGAGTCCAAAGCCTCTGGCTGCTACCGTAAAGCCACCCTGGGTCAGAGAAACAACAAAAGCTGAAGACAATAGTAGTAGCCCTAATCATGCCGCTCCAAAAATGCCATGTGCACCGAAACCAAAAAGCACCGTGGCTATGATACGGCAACAGCGCGAGGAGAGCAGCAACACAGAGCCTGCTGAAAAATCGACTTCAGTATCTAATGTGAAACCCTCAAGCTTCCGTGTTAAAAATAGCTTCAACAAACCTGAGGAAAGTGTCAACGAGGGTGTTAAAGCATCAAGCGGACAAGAGTCAGTCCCAAAGCCAGTGACTTCACAAAAACCAACCTTTCCAAAAAAAACTGCAGGACCCCCTGCACAGACAGGGAGTAATGACCCTTCGGCTCCAAAGAAGAAACCTTTACTCAATAGTTTTGCCCTGGGCAATGCCCCTGCTAAACCCAACAGACCACCCAAAGTCAATCTTGAGAAATTCAAGAAGGGAACAGAGACTGCAACTGAAT CTCCTGCCCCAAAGAATGTAACTCCCCCTCCCCCACCAGCCTCTCACCCCAGTAACCAAGCGGCTCCGCCATTGCCCTCTCAACCCAACCCTCCCAGCCTGCCCCCACGACCTTCAGGACCTCT AATTCAAGATGAAAATTATGATGATGTGGAGTGTGTGAGAGGGG GACAGAAAAATGAT GGAAGTGGAAGTGATGGTGAGATATATGAGGATCTAGATGACACTTG GCCTGCTGCAGAGTCAAGTCAACCTCAGAAGAAGCAAGACAAAGGGCAAGAACTAAAAAATCAGAAAGAACgcgaaaagaaagaaaaagaagctattaaaaagtttaaa CTCACACCCCCTCTGCAGGTTATTCATCAGGTCAAAGCTAAAGCAGACTGCAGGGGTGGGAAAAATGACCTCTCCATAAAGAAGGGTGAATCCATTGATATCATTCGAATCAATGACAACCCAGAAGGCAAATGGCTGGGGAGGGGTCAAGATGGATCTT TTGGTTTTGTTAAAACGGAAATGGTCGAGATCAACTTTAGCGTGTTGAAGAATCAAGGCCTGTCTATTCCCGTAACTGAAGAGGTGTATGATGATGTGGGCTCTCAGGATGATCACGG CAACATGAATGGTCAACGGG TTGTTTTACCCCCACCACCAGACGACGTGTATGATGACATAACAGACTCCAATCTTAATCCAATCAG TGCAGCGGATCCCAAGTTTCCCTCAAACCCACGCAACTTCTTGGATATGCTCAAAATCTCAGTTGACCGGAGAAAAAGCCAAATCCGCAATAATGAGTCATTTTTACATTC CATTCCTCCTCCTCCACAGTTTACACCTGAAGGAAATAAAG ACGATGCTCCAGGTGGTGAAATATATGATGATGTTGATCATCCCTGCCCAGTCCCTCCACCACCTATCAG cTTTCCCCAAACAAAGTCAAAGGCGACCAAAGTGCACGATGATCCAAAAAAGCAAAAGAAGTTTGAGAAAGAAGAAAAGGAGTTTCGAAAAAAGTTTAAG TATGATGGTGACATTCACGTGCTTCATCAAGTAACAACTGCGAGCGGTAAGAAGGGAAGTGGGAAAGATCTGCCCGTGCAGGCTGGGGAGATTTTGGATGTCATCAGCAAATCTGACCCTGACAAATTCATCTGTAGGAACAAGGAAGGCAAAT TTGGCTATGTCGCAATTAGCAACATCCAACAAGA TGATGAAGTCTATGATGACATTGGAGATG ACTGCATCTATGATAATGACTGA
- the fybb gene encoding FYN-binding protein 1 isoform X2 has protein sequence MTMDNKSDVKAIMALFQAGSASVEGNPGVRPKPPVQPTLSSGSSVHVKKPVLESTLSGGATTTSSPKPNFLKSTVNTAKSAPDMHNAPKPKTFVGKFENTQENNKDNFKVPVKPKPPDSTQDSEPKVTFPKVELQKPSPIGMANDSKGMSPKPLAATVKPPWVRETTKAEDNSSSPNHAAPKMPCAPKPKSTVAMIRQQREESSNTEPAEKSTSVSNVKPSSFRVKNSFNKPEESVNEGVKASSGQESVPKPVTSQKPTFPKKTAGPPAQTGSNDPSAPKKKPLLNSFALGNAPAKPNRPPKVNLEKFKKGTETATESPAPKNVTPPPPPASHPSNQAAPPLPSQPNPPSLPPRPSGPLIQDENYDDVECVRGGQKNDGSGSDGEIYEDLDDTWPAAESSQPQKKQDKGQELKNQKEREKKEKEAIKKFKLTPPLQVIHQVKAKADCRGGKNDLSIKKGESIDIIRINDNPEGKWLGRGQDGSFGFVKTEMVEINFSVLKNQGLSIPVTEEVYDDVGSQDDHGNMNGQRVVLPPPPDDVYDDITDSNLNPISAADPKFPSNPRNFLDMLKISVDRRKSQIRNNESFLHSIPPPPQFTPEGNKDDAPGGEIYDDVDHPCPVPPPPISFPQTKSKATKVHDDPKKQKKFEKEEKEFRKKFKYDGDIHVLHQVTTASGKKGSGKDLPVQAGEILDVISKSDPDKFICRNKEGKFGYVAISNIQQDDEVYDDIGDDCIYDND, from the exons GACAACAAGTCAGATGTAAAAGCCATAATGGCTCTCTTCCAGGCCGGAAGTGCATCCGTAGAAGGCAATCCAGGGGTTCGCCCGAAACCTCCAGTTCAGCCCACCTTATCATCAGGCTCATCCGTGCATGTTAAGAAGCCTGTTCTTGAATCTACCCTCTCTGGCGGAGCTACAACTACCTCATCAcctaaaccaaactttttaaaGAGCACAGTTAACACAGCCAAGAGCGCTCCAGACATGCACAATGCTCCGAAGCCAAAAACGTTTGTTGGTAAGTTTGAAAACACACAAGAGAATAACAAAGACAACTTCAAAGTTCCCGTTAAACCTAAACCACCAGACTCAACCCAGGACTCTGAACCGAAGGTTACATTTCCAAAGGTAGAGCTACAGAAGCCTTCCCCAATCGGCATGGCTAATGATTCAAAGGGCATGAGTCCAAAGCCTCTGGCTGCTACCGTAAAGCCACCCTGGGTCAGAGAAACAACAAAAGCTGAAGACAATAGTAGTAGCCCTAATCATGCCGCTCCAAAAATGCCATGTGCACCGAAACCAAAAAGCACCGTGGCTATGATACGGCAACAGCGCGAGGAGAGCAGCAACACAGAGCCTGCTGAAAAATCGACTTCAGTATCTAATGTGAAACCCTCAAGCTTCCGTGTTAAAAATAGCTTCAACAAACCTGAGGAAAGTGTCAACGAGGGTGTTAAAGCATCAAGCGGACAAGAGTCAGTCCCAAAGCCAGTGACTTCACAAAAACCAACCTTTCCAAAAAAAACTGCAGGACCCCCTGCACAGACAGGGAGTAATGACCCTTCGGCTCCAAAGAAGAAACCTTTACTCAATAGTTTTGCCCTGGGCAATGCCCCTGCTAAACCCAACAGACCACCCAAAGTCAATCTTGAGAAATTCAAGAAGGGAACAGAGACTGCAACTGAAT CTCCTGCCCCAAAGAATGTAACTCCCCCTCCCCCACCAGCCTCTCACCCCAGTAACCAAGCGGCTCCGCCATTGCCCTCTCAACCCAACCCTCCCAGCCTGCCCCCACGACCTTCAGGACCTCT AATTCAAGATGAAAATTATGATGATGTGGAGTGTGTGAGAGGGG GACAGAAAAATGAT GGAAGTGGAAGTGATGGTGAGATATATGAGGATCTAGATGACACTTG GCCTGCTGCAGAGTCAAGTCAACCTCAGAAGAAGCAAGACAAAGGGCAAGAACTAAAAAATCAGAAAGAACgcgaaaagaaagaaaaagaagctattaaaaagtttaaa CTCACACCCCCTCTGCAGGTTATTCATCAGGTCAAAGCTAAAGCAGACTGCAGGGGTGGGAAAAATGACCTCTCCATAAAGAAGGGTGAATCCATTGATATCATTCGAATCAATGACAACCCAGAAGGCAAATGGCTGGGGAGGGGTCAAGATGGATCTT TTGGTTTTGTTAAAACGGAAATGGTCGAGATCAACTTTAGCGTGTTGAAGAATCAAGGCCTGTCTATTCCCGTAACTGAAGAGGTGTATGATGATGTGGGCTCTCAGGATGATCACGG CAACATGAATGGTCAACGGG TTGTTTTACCCCCACCACCAGACGACGTGTATGATGACATAACAGACTCCAATCTTAATCCAATCAG TGCAGCGGATCCCAAGTTTCCCTCAAACCCACGCAACTTCTTGGATATGCTCAAAATCTCAGTTGACCGGAGAAAAAGCCAAATCCGCAATAATGAGTCATTTTTACATTC CATTCCTCCTCCTCCACAGTTTACACCTGAAGGAAATAAAG ACGATGCTCCAGGTGGTGAAATATATGATGATGTTGATCATCCCTGCCCAGTCCCTCCACCACCTATCAG cTTTCCCCAAACAAAGTCAAAGGCGACCAAAGTGCACGATGATCCAAAAAAGCAAAAGAAGTTTGAGAAAGAAGAAAAGGAGTTTCGAAAAAAGTTTAAG TATGATGGTGACATTCACGTGCTTCATCAAGTAACAACTGCGAGCGGTAAGAAGGGAAGTGGGAAAGATCTGCCCGTGCAGGCTGGGGAGATTTTGGATGTCATCAGCAAATCTGACCCTGACAAATTCATCTGTAGGAACAAGGAAGGCAAAT TTGGCTATGTCGCAATTAGCAACATCCAACAAGA TGATGAAGTCTATGATGACATTGGAGATG ACTGCATCTATGATAATGACTGA
- the fybb gene encoding FYN-binding protein 1 isoform X3, whose amino-acid sequence MEKSAILQQNAEPESEDNKSDVKAIMALFQAGSASVEGNPGVRPKPPVQPTLSSGSSVHVKKPVLESTLSGGATTTSSPKPNFLKSTVNTAKSAPDMHNAPKPKTFVGKFENTQENNKDNFKVPVKPKPPDSTQDSEPKVTFPKVELQKPSPIGMANDSKGMSPKPLAATVKPPWVRETTKAEDNSSSPNHAAPKMPCAPKPKSTVAMIRQQREESSNTEPAEKSTSVSNVKPSSFRVKNSFNKPEESVNEGVKASSGQESVPKPVTSQKPTFPKKTAGPPAQTGSNDPSAPKKKPLLNSFALGNAPAKPNRPPKVNLEKFKKGTETATESPAPKNVTPPPPPASHPSNQAAPPLPSQPNPPSLPPRPSGPLIQDENYDDVECVRGGQKNDGSGSDGEIYEDLDDTWPAAESSQPQKKQDKGQELKNQKEREKKEKEAIKKFKLTPPLQVIHQVKAKADCRGGKNDLSIKKGESIDIIRINDNPEGKWLGRGQDGSFGFVKTEMVEINFSVLKNQGLSIPVTEEVYDDVGSQDDHGNMNGQRVVLPPPPDDVYDDITDSNLNPISIPPPPQFTPEGNKDDAPGGEIYDDVDHPCPVPPPPISFPQTKSKATKVHDDPKKQKKFEKEEKEFRKKFKYDGDIHVLHQVTTASGKKGSGKDLPVQAGEILDVISKSDPDKFICRNKEGKFGYVAISNIQQDDEVYDDIGDDCIYDND is encoded by the exons GACAACAAGTCAGATGTAAAAGCCATAATGGCTCTCTTCCAGGCCGGAAGTGCATCCGTAGAAGGCAATCCAGGGGTTCGCCCGAAACCTCCAGTTCAGCCCACCTTATCATCAGGCTCATCCGTGCATGTTAAGAAGCCTGTTCTTGAATCTACCCTCTCTGGCGGAGCTACAACTACCTCATCAcctaaaccaaactttttaaaGAGCACAGTTAACACAGCCAAGAGCGCTCCAGACATGCACAATGCTCCGAAGCCAAAAACGTTTGTTGGTAAGTTTGAAAACACACAAGAGAATAACAAAGACAACTTCAAAGTTCCCGTTAAACCTAAACCACCAGACTCAACCCAGGACTCTGAACCGAAGGTTACATTTCCAAAGGTAGAGCTACAGAAGCCTTCCCCAATCGGCATGGCTAATGATTCAAAGGGCATGAGTCCAAAGCCTCTGGCTGCTACCGTAAAGCCACCCTGGGTCAGAGAAACAACAAAAGCTGAAGACAATAGTAGTAGCCCTAATCATGCCGCTCCAAAAATGCCATGTGCACCGAAACCAAAAAGCACCGTGGCTATGATACGGCAACAGCGCGAGGAGAGCAGCAACACAGAGCCTGCTGAAAAATCGACTTCAGTATCTAATGTGAAACCCTCAAGCTTCCGTGTTAAAAATAGCTTCAACAAACCTGAGGAAAGTGTCAACGAGGGTGTTAAAGCATCAAGCGGACAAGAGTCAGTCCCAAAGCCAGTGACTTCACAAAAACCAACCTTTCCAAAAAAAACTGCAGGACCCCCTGCACAGACAGGGAGTAATGACCCTTCGGCTCCAAAGAAGAAACCTTTACTCAATAGTTTTGCCCTGGGCAATGCCCCTGCTAAACCCAACAGACCACCCAAAGTCAATCTTGAGAAATTCAAGAAGGGAACAGAGACTGCAACTGAAT CTCCTGCCCCAAAGAATGTAACTCCCCCTCCCCCACCAGCCTCTCACCCCAGTAACCAAGCGGCTCCGCCATTGCCCTCTCAACCCAACCCTCCCAGCCTGCCCCCACGACCTTCAGGACCTCT AATTCAAGATGAAAATTATGATGATGTGGAGTGTGTGAGAGGGG GACAGAAAAATGAT GGAAGTGGAAGTGATGGTGAGATATATGAGGATCTAGATGACACTTG GCCTGCTGCAGAGTCAAGTCAACCTCAGAAGAAGCAAGACAAAGGGCAAGAACTAAAAAATCAGAAAGAACgcgaaaagaaagaaaaagaagctattaaaaagtttaaa CTCACACCCCCTCTGCAGGTTATTCATCAGGTCAAAGCTAAAGCAGACTGCAGGGGTGGGAAAAATGACCTCTCCATAAAGAAGGGTGAATCCATTGATATCATTCGAATCAATGACAACCCAGAAGGCAAATGGCTGGGGAGGGGTCAAGATGGATCTT TTGGTTTTGTTAAAACGGAAATGGTCGAGATCAACTTTAGCGTGTTGAAGAATCAAGGCCTGTCTATTCCCGTAACTGAAGAGGTGTATGATGATGTGGGCTCTCAGGATGATCACGG CAACATGAATGGTCAACGGG TTGTTTTACCCCCACCACCAGACGACGTGTATGATGACATAACAGACTCCAATCTTAATCCAATCAG CATTCCTCCTCCTCCACAGTTTACACCTGAAGGAAATAAAG ACGATGCTCCAGGTGGTGAAATATATGATGATGTTGATCATCCCTGCCCAGTCCCTCCACCACCTATCAG cTTTCCCCAAACAAAGTCAAAGGCGACCAAAGTGCACGATGATCCAAAAAAGCAAAAGAAGTTTGAGAAAGAAGAAAAGGAGTTTCGAAAAAAGTTTAAG TATGATGGTGACATTCACGTGCTTCATCAAGTAACAACTGCGAGCGGTAAGAAGGGAAGTGGGAAAGATCTGCCCGTGCAGGCTGGGGAGATTTTGGATGTCATCAGCAAATCTGACCCTGACAAATTCATCTGTAGGAACAAGGAAGGCAAAT TTGGCTATGTCGCAATTAGCAACATCCAACAAGA TGATGAAGTCTATGATGACATTGGAGATG ACTGCATCTATGATAATGACTGA